One genomic segment of Chlamydiota bacterium includes these proteins:
- a CDS encoding PTS sugar transporter subunit IIA has product MRFRDFLKLEGIKIHLKAIDKKEVIEKLVDTLVETYHLNNRQEVLTSVLEREALMSTGVGKGVAIPHGKVDSVQEVIGSMVILDSGVDFEAPDGAPVEMAILLVASAKETGPHIRALAHISRVLQDEKVRQGLVSSLQPKEVFEILERKEKEL; this is encoded by the coding sequence ATGAGATTCCGAGATTTTCTAAAACTGGAGGGAATTAAGATTCATTTGAAGGCAATCGACAAAAAAGAAGTGATTGAAAAATTGGTGGATACTCTGGTCGAGACTTATCATTTAAATAATCGTCAAGAGGTCTTGACTTCTGTTCTTGAGCGGGAAGCGCTGATGAGTACGGGGGTCGGTAAGGGGGTGGCTATTCCCCATGGAAAAGTGGATTCTGTTCAGGAGGTGATTGGAAGTATGGTCATTTTGGATTCGGGGGTTGATTTTGAAGCCCCTGATGGTGCCCCTGTCGAAATGGCGATACTCCTTGTAGCGTCTGCCAAGGAAACGGGTCCCCACATTCGTGCCCTGGCCCATATTTCAAGGGTTCTTCAAGATGAAAAAGTTCGCCAAGGTCTGGTCAGTTCCCTTCAACCCAAAGAAGTTTTTGAAATTTTGGAACGCAAGGAAAAAGAACTGTAA
- a CDS encoding TlpA family protein disulfide reductase, with product MKKSMVFVLILLGILFPLNIFSEGRKAPDFTLTDLEGKTFKLSDLAGKIVVLDFWATWCPPCQDEIPHFVELKNQYGSKGLEIVGIALDRQGVRVVKPFVERFKVNYTILIGDYDQVINDYGGVVGIPTTFLINREGHIVKQFVGYIEKEEFEEEVKKLL from the coding sequence ATGAAAAAAAGCATGGTTTTTGTTCTTATTCTTTTAGGGATTTTATTTCCCCTCAATATTTTTTCTGAAGGACGGAAGGCCCCTGATTTTACCTTGACGGATTTAGAGGGTAAAACGTTTAAACTTTCTGATTTAGCAGGAAAAATCGTTGTTCTCGATTTTTGGGCTACGTGGTGTCCTCCTTGCCAAGATGAAATTCCTCATTTTGTAGAGTTAAAAAATCAATATGGCTCTAAAGGTCTTGAAATTGTGGGGATTGCCTTGGATCGTCAAGGGGTACGGGTGGTCAAACCCTTTGTTGAAAGATTTAAAGTGAATTATACCATTTTAATAGGGGATTATGATCAAGTGATCAACGACTACGGGGGTGTGGTGGGCATTCCAACAACTTTTTTGATCAATCGAGAAGGCCATATTGTGAAACAGTTTGTGGGGTATATTGAAAAAGAAGAATTTGAGGAGGAAGTTAAGAAACTGCTATGA
- a CDS encoding DUF4160 domain-containing protein, with protein sequence MPEICRFFGIIVRMFYNEHDPPHFHVEYQGNKAVFDFLGNLIKGNLKSRTAVKLVREWIDLRNQELQVDWNLAKKGKPLNKIAPLD encoded by the coding sequence ATGCCTGAAATTTGTAGATTTTTCGGAATCATTGTTAGAATGTTTTATAATGAACACGATCCCCCTCATTTTCATGTTGAATATCAGGGAAATAAGGCGGTCTTTGATTTTCTGGGTAATTTAATTAAAGGAAACTTAAAATCTCGTACGGCTGTAAAACTTGTAAGAGAATGGATAGATTTACGCAATCAGGAATTACAAGTGGACTGGAATTTGGCGAAAAAGGGAAAACCCTTGAATAAAATTGCACCCCTTGATTAA
- a CDS encoding DUF2442 domain-containing protein, producing MWNLNDVILIKYKKDYIYFVEFDDGKKGEINFQNIDRWGPIFKPLKDKNVFKTARIQGGTLSWPNGADIAPETLYERLDVSFK from the coding sequence GTGTGGAATCTAAATGATGTAATCCTGATCAAATATAAAAAAGATTATATCTATTTTGTCGAATTTGATGATGGGAAAAAAGGGGAGATTAATTTTCAAAATATTGATCGCTGGGGCCCTATTTTTAAACCTCTCAAGGACAAAAATGTATTTAAAACTGCAAGAATCCAGGGCGGTACTTTGTCTTGGCCTAATGGAGCAGACATTGCTCCCGAGACTCTCTATGAAAGATTAGATGTTTCCTTCAAATAA
- the glnE gene encoding bifunctional [glutamate--ammonia ligase]-adenylyl-L-tyrosine phosphorylase/[glutamate--ammonia-ligase] adenylyltransferase → MGNAKKRKSNHSCLDVKFLKDNLLSGKYTSQISRFLRQCGFSDPDQAFRDLASLIKETRSQEEGLDLIHFLLPLFGKIPSPNQALNYFERFACVHTHPEMLYSFLKKVPRTREILVHLFSMSPALSESLIKNPEYFSWVFDPQILEVSWDKEAFRQDIDNTLKNLMSWPARLNALKRFKRRHMLRIGLKDLLQKESIEETICELSLLADICLEWAYQFSKEDMEKKFGSPKNENEPHQISNLAVIAMGKWGGLELNFSSDIDMMFVYSFEGKTSGGNLGVLDNHIFFTQLAQGILKILSERTQEGYLYRVDTRLRPEGPTGPLVRSLESYEHYYASWGASWERQALMKGRCAAGDEQMGEEFLKRVEPFIYRKYMDHMALEDMRLIKTKIDEEVAGRNKKGRDVKLGEGGIREIEFGVQILQLLYGGKRESLRQRGSLDALFYLAKSGLLQEKTSQNLKRAYLFLRRVEHALQLEFERQTHVLPEDSKKLFLFSQCLGYSTPEAFLRDYDRETQWVHQFYQDLFKSLSFLKSGDHSSILFGHLFERKRLSEEEEVLLTNCGFKNIESAKRNLLLLRNGTEEVLVSADSKIFQEILPQFIESLKKALDPDQALIGFERFVSSYKARHVFYEMLRASPRILDLLIMLFGTSLLLTEILIRNPNYFDCLTSGILDEKGLDEARHSGLLEVIDSSISLEKKIMALSDYKNLEMLKTGLRDILGFNLCMEILEQLSLLAERMVGDAFKMAVQIFRKRYRKKPPSFGVVGLGKLGGRELGYGSDLDIVFVCETDAAHLEDANRLGSIILEILERSSLEGPIYKMDPRLRPDGSKGPLVQDIETFKSYYQNSNSIWERMALTRARWIVGIDSLGKNIMKILGDFIFKSPVSQSQAQEIRSIRDQIVQERCRGVREGFELKSGLGGLLDIEFLAQFLQLKWGRKYSELKETHTLKLLEKLSSRNLISGEEVDFLMKAYLFYREVECTLRLIKNRPTDFLPKDEELVIKIQRKMNRALDPEQFYKLLDHFATRVRHIYDQNLIVKRSENEN, encoded by the coding sequence GTGGGAAATGCGAAAAAGAGAAAATCAAATCATTCTTGTTTAGATGTAAAGTTCTTAAAAGATAATCTCCTCTCTGGGAAGTACACCTCTCAAATTAGCCGTTTCCTTCGTCAATGTGGTTTTTCTGATCCTGATCAAGCTTTTCGTGACCTCGCTTCATTAATTAAAGAAACCCGTTCTCAAGAAGAAGGTCTGGATCTCATTCATTTTCTTTTACCTCTTTTTGGAAAAATTCCTTCTCCCAATCAGGCCTTAAATTATTTCGAGCGATTTGCCTGCGTTCATACCCATCCCGAGATGTTGTATTCTTTTTTGAAAAAGGTTCCGCGTACGCGTGAGATTCTAGTCCATCTTTTCTCAATGAGTCCTGCCCTTTCTGAAAGTTTAATTAAAAACCCAGAATATTTTTCTTGGGTTTTTGACCCCCAAATTCTTGAGGTTTCGTGGGATAAAGAGGCCTTTCGTCAAGATATTGACAATACCCTTAAGAATCTGATGTCCTGGCCTGCCCGGCTCAATGCGCTTAAAAGGTTTAAACGTCGTCACATGCTTCGAATCGGTCTTAAGGATTTGCTTCAAAAAGAGTCAATCGAAGAAACAATATGCGAGCTATCCCTTCTTGCCGATATTTGCTTGGAATGGGCGTATCAATTTTCCAAAGAGGACATGGAAAAGAAATTTGGTTCTCCCAAAAATGAAAATGAACCTCATCAAATTTCTAATTTGGCTGTGATTGCGATGGGGAAATGGGGAGGGCTTGAACTGAATTTCAGTTCGGATATCGATATGATGTTTGTTTATTCCTTTGAGGGGAAAACATCCGGAGGAAATTTGGGAGTTTTAGATAACCATATTTTTTTCACTCAGTTGGCTCAAGGCATTTTAAAAATATTAAGCGAGAGAACTCAAGAAGGCTATCTTTATCGTGTGGATACGCGTCTAAGACCTGAAGGGCCGACCGGACCCTTGGTCAGGTCTCTCGAGAGTTATGAACATTATTATGCAAGTTGGGGAGCCAGTTGGGAAAGGCAGGCCTTGATGAAGGGAAGATGTGCGGCTGGAGATGAACAGATGGGCGAGGAATTTTTAAAGAGGGTAGAACCTTTTATCTATCGAAAGTACATGGATCACATGGCCCTTGAGGATATGAGGCTTATTAAAACAAAAATTGATGAGGAGGTCGCAGGTCGAAACAAGAAGGGGAGGGATGTTAAATTGGGGGAAGGGGGTATTCGTGAAATTGAATTTGGGGTCCAAATTCTCCAGCTTCTTTATGGCGGAAAGAGGGAGTCTTTAAGACAAAGAGGCTCGCTTGACGCCCTTTTTTATTTGGCCAAATCAGGTCTTCTTCAAGAAAAAACATCGCAAAATTTGAAGCGCGCTTATCTTTTTTTGAGGCGTGTTGAGCATGCACTTCAACTTGAATTTGAAAGACAGACGCATGTCTTGCCAGAAGATTCAAAAAAACTTTTTCTTTTTAGTCAATGTTTAGGTTATTCGACTCCCGAGGCCTTTTTAAGAGATTATGATCGAGAGACTCAATGGGTTCATCAATTTTATCAGGATCTTTTTAAGTCTTTGAGCTTTTTAAAAAGTGGGGATCATTCGTCTATTTTATTCGGACATCTTTTTGAGAGAAAGCGTCTTTCCGAAGAGGAGGAAGTTCTCTTAACAAATTGTGGGTTCAAGAATATTGAAAGTGCTAAGCGCAATTTGCTTCTCCTTCGAAATGGAACCGAGGAAGTTCTTGTATCAGCCGATTCAAAAATCTTTCAAGAAATCCTTCCTCAATTCATCGAGTCTTTAAAGAAGGCATTGGATCCAGATCAAGCCCTCATTGGCTTTGAACGTTTTGTCTCTTCCTATAAAGCCAGGCATGTTTTCTATGAAATGTTGAGAGCTTCCCCTCGTATCTTAGATCTTTTAATCATGCTTTTTGGAACCAGCCTTCTTTTAACAGAAATTTTAATCAGAAATCCAAATTATTTTGACTGTCTTACCTCCGGGATTTTAGACGAGAAGGGTTTAGACGAGGCAAGGCATTCAGGTCTTTTAGAAGTGATCGATAGCTCCATCTCTTTGGAAAAAAAGATTATGGCTTTGAGTGATTACAAAAATTTAGAGATGTTAAAAACAGGCTTAAGGGACATTTTAGGTTTTAATCTTTGCATGGAAATCCTCGAACAGTTGAGTCTCTTAGCTGAAAGAATGGTAGGGGATGCTTTTAAGATGGCCGTTCAAATTTTTAGAAAAAGGTATCGAAAAAAACCCCCTTCTTTTGGAGTGGTCGGACTTGGAAAGTTAGGGGGAAGGGAATTGGGGTATGGTTCTGATCTAGATATTGTTTTTGTTTGTGAAACGGATGCAGCTCATTTGGAGGATGCAAATAGACTGGGTTCAATTATCTTAGAGATTCTTGAGAGGAGTTCTTTAGAGGGACCGATTTATAAAATGGATCCTCGACTAAGACCGGATGGAAGCAAAGGTCCTTTGGTTCAAGACATTGAAACATTTAAATCTTATTATCAGAATTCTAATTCAATTTGGGAAAGAATGGCCTTGACGCGTGCCCGATGGATTGTGGGAATAGATTCTTTAGGGAAAAACATCATGAAAATTCTAGGAGATTTTATCTTCAAATCTCCCGTGAGTCAGAGTCAGGCACAAGAAATTAGAAGTATTCGAGACCAGATTGTCCAGGAACGTTGTCGAGGGGTTCGAGAAGGTTTTGAACTAAAATCAGGGCTGGGAGGTTTATTGGACATTGAATTTTTGGCCCAATTTCTTCAATTAAAATGGGGTCGAAAATATTCAGAGTTAAAAGAGACACATACCTTGAAATTACTTGAGAAACTTTCTTCTAGAAATCTTATTTCAGGTGAAGAAGTTGATTTTTTGATGAAAGCCTATCTTTTTTATCGGGAGGTGGAATGCACTTTGCGTCTCATTAAA